In one Deinococcus detaillensis genomic region, the following are encoded:
- the galK gene encoding galactokinase produces the protein MKTPETYQSVFGGEPEVVASAPGRVNLLGEHTDYQGGFVLPTAIPQRATVSLGRNGTQQHRLRSANLNHTLDVPVGEVGSSFAPYLTGCFELSGVTEGLNAFIFSTVPSGGLSSSAALEVAALRALRELYGLALDDVELALRGVRVEHEFVGVMCGVMDQMASSLADTKTLLLIDTRTLERRAVPLPAGSEVLVLDSGVPRRLAESGYNERRAQVEEASRLLGVPQLRDVLSVAELSGLPELLRRRARHVVSENARVLAALSADAAEFGRLMNASHASLQIDYEVSHPQVDELVALLQAHPQVYGARMTGAGFGGAVVALIHEGAAGLASNVLFDYHEQTGVRGVQVVP, from the coding sequence TTGAAGACGCCAGAAACGTACCAATCGGTCTTCGGCGGTGAACCGGAAGTCGTCGCCAGTGCGCCGGGGCGGGTCAATTTGCTGGGCGAACACACCGATTATCAGGGCGGTTTCGTGCTGCCCACTGCCATCCCGCAGCGGGCCACCGTCAGCTTGGGGCGCAACGGCACGCAGCAGCACCGCCTGCGTAGCGCCAATCTCAACCATACGCTAGACGTTCCGGTGGGTGAGGTGGGCAGCAGTTTTGCGCCGTACCTGACCGGCTGCTTCGAGCTGAGCGGCGTCACCGAGGGCCTCAACGCCTTTATCTTCAGCACGGTTCCCAGCGGCGGCCTGAGCAGCAGCGCGGCGCTGGAGGTGGCGGCGCTACGGGCACTGCGCGAATTGTACGGTCTAGCGCTTGATGATGTGGAATTGGCTTTGCGTGGAGTGCGGGTTGAACACGAATTTGTGGGCGTGATGTGCGGCGTGATGGATCAGATGGCTTCCAGCCTCGCCGACACCAAGACGCTGCTGCTGATCGACACCCGCACTTTGGAGCGCCGGGCCGTGCCGCTGCCCGCTGGCTCAGAAGTTTTAGTGCTGGATTCGGGCGTGCCGCGCCGCCTCGCCGAGTCGGGCTACAACGAACGCCGCGCCCAAGTCGAGGAAGCCAGCCGCTTGCTGGGCGTGCCGCAACTGCGCGACGTGCTGAGCGTTGCCGAGCTGAGCGGGCTGCCGGAGCTGCTCAGGCGGCGTGCCCGCCACGTGGTCAGCGAAAATGCCCGCGTGCTGGCCGCCCTCAGCGCCGACGCCGCCGAGTTTGGCCGGTTGATGAACGCCTCGCACGCCAGCTTGCAGATCGATTATGAAGTCTCACACCCGCAGGTCGATGAGCTGGTGGCGCTCCTGCAAGCCCATCCGCAGGTCTACGGCGCTCGGATGACCGGAGCCGGATTCGGCGGCGCGGTGGTGGCGCTGATTCACGAAGGTGCGGCGGGTCTGGCCAGCAACGTGCTGTTCGATTATCACGAGCAAACCGGCGTGCGCGGCGTGCAGGTGGTGCCGTAG
- a CDS encoding extracellular solute-binding protein encodes MKKVALKSGALLLSLALAASTAHAADPAFPKAPSGNVTLEVWSWVPGLDKTVAAFTKQYPNISVKILNLGGGPQTYTKLTTAIKAGSGAPDVAQVEYGFLPAFADTGGIVDLSKYGANDYKKYFVPWTWGQVSPDGQGVYAIPQDTGPFAMVYRQDILKKYGVAVPKTWDEYAKAAAAVNAKSKGAVKLGNFYSTFAPWFMALAWADGGQFFKRDGDGWVQTLNNSSSKKVLNYWYSMIKKGDVSTVIAFSADYWNAAGAGKIATNMEAAWGPGGYAGSLKDKSAGLWRVAPIPQWTAGGKVASGNWGGSSNVVTTQSKNPEAATLFALWLNLSTPAITANWNNGGLFPASDAGLGLSALDDKSKNPSKFFGGQNISAVYAQASRGVNVNFQWAPWFPFVNDNFNKQMDKMLKGQLTPDQALDAWQAESLAEAKKGGFTVK; translated from the coding sequence ATGAAAAAAGTAGCTCTCAAATCAGGCGCTCTGCTCCTTTCCTTGGCCCTGGCGGCCAGCACCGCCCACGCCGCCGACCCGGCTTTTCCCAAGGCCCCCAGCGGCAACGTGACCCTAGAAGTCTGGTCGTGGGTGCCGGGCCTCGACAAAACGGTGGCCGCTTTTACCAAGCAGTACCCAAATATCAGCGTTAAGATCCTCAACCTCGGCGGTGGGCCGCAGACTTACACCAAGCTCACCACGGCCATCAAAGCCGGCAGCGGCGCACCTGACGTGGCGCAAGTCGAGTACGGCTTTTTGCCCGCTTTTGCCGATACCGGCGGCATCGTCGATCTGAGCAAGTACGGCGCGAACGACTACAAGAAATACTTCGTGCCTTGGACCTGGGGCCAGGTCAGCCCAGACGGTCAAGGGGTCTACGCCATTCCGCAGGATACCGGCCCGTTTGCGATGGTTTACCGCCAAGACATTTTGAAGAAGTACGGTGTGGCCGTGCCCAAAACGTGGGATGAATACGCCAAAGCCGCTGCGGCGGTCAATGCCAAGAGCAAAGGAGCCGTCAAGCTCGGCAACTTCTACTCTACCTTCGCGCCTTGGTTTATGGCGCTGGCGTGGGCCGACGGCGGGCAGTTTTTCAAGCGTGACGGCGACGGCTGGGTTCAAACCCTCAACAACTCCAGCAGCAAAAAAGTGCTGAATTACTGGTACAGCATGATCAAAAAAGGCGACGTCAGCACGGTCATCGCTTTCAGCGCCGATTACTGGAACGCGGCGGGCGCGGGCAAAATCGCCACCAACATGGAAGCGGCTTGGGGGCCGGGCGGTTACGCGGGCAGCCTCAAAGACAAGTCGGCGGGCCTGTGGCGTGTTGCGCCCATCCCGCAGTGGACGGCGGGCGGCAAAGTCGCCAGCGGCAACTGGGGCGGCAGCAGCAACGTCGTGACCACCCAGAGCAAGAATCCCGAAGCGGCCACTTTGTTCGCGCTGTGGCTCAATCTGTCCACGCCGGCCATCACTGCCAACTGGAACAACGGCGGGCTGTTTCCAGCCTCTGACGCGGGCCTGGGCTTATCAGCGCTGGATGACAAGAGCAAGAACCCCAGCAAGTTCTTCGGCGGCCAGAACATCAGCGCCGTCTATGCGCAGGCTTCACGCGGCGTCAACGTCAACTTTCAGTGGGCACCCTGGTTCCCGTTTGTCAACGACAACTTCAACAAGCAGATGGACAAAATGCTCAAAGGTCAACTCACCCCCGATCAAGCGCTGGACGCCTGGCAAGCCGAGTCGCTGGCCGAGGCCAAGAAAGGCGGCTTCACGGTTAAATAA
- a CDS encoding carbohydrate ABC transporter permease — protein sequence MTAAKELPESSVTTTPRRPTPRREGFSPLQWGLLMIFMLYCLLPLWWVITTMNKDNGQLFSTFGLWFASPSHLIDNFHTLFTRQDGIFSRWLLNSVIYAVATAAGSMLVSAMGGYAFSKFSFRGRDPIFNLILATIMVPSTALALPIFLLMQKIGLINTYWAVILPGLVNPFGLYLMRLFWDAGFPTELMEAARIDGASEGTIFSRLGLPLVRGGLVTVALFSFVGAWNNFFLPLVVVNRDTLFPLTLGLSVWNQTSSSSGQEPIYTVIVLGALISILPLIIAFLSLGRYWQGGLASGAVKG from the coding sequence ATGACTGCCGCCAAAGAGCTGCCTGAGAGCAGCGTGACGACCACGCCGAGGAGGCCCACTCCGCGCCGCGAAGGCTTTTCGCCGCTGCAATGGGGCCTGCTGATGATCTTTATGCTGTACTGCTTGTTGCCGCTGTGGTGGGTGATTACCACCATGAACAAAGACAACGGGCAACTGTTTTCTACTTTCGGGCTGTGGTTTGCTTCTCCCAGCCACCTGATCGACAACTTCCATACCCTGTTTACCCGGCAAGACGGGATTTTCTCGCGCTGGCTGCTCAACTCGGTGATCTACGCTGTGGCGACGGCGGCGGGCAGCATGTTGGTCTCGGCGATGGGCGGGTACGCTTTTTCCAAATTCAGCTTTCGGGGCCGTGATCCGATCTTCAATCTGATTCTGGCCACCATCATGGTGCCGTCCACCGCGCTGGCCTTACCGATTTTCCTGCTGATGCAAAAGATCGGCCTGATCAACACCTACTGGGCCGTGATTTTGCCCGGTTTGGTCAACCCGTTCGGCCTCTACCTGATGCGGCTCTTCTGGGACGCCGGATTCCCGACGGAGCTGATGGAAGCCGCTCGCATCGACGGCGCGTCGGAAGGCACCATTTTTTCGAGGCTGGGTTTGCCTTTGGTGCGCGGCGGCCTCGTCACGGTGGCGCTGTTTTCGTTCGTCGGCGCGTGGAACAATTTCTTTTTGCCGCTGGTGGTGGTCAACAGAGACACTCTCTTCCCGCTAACGCTGGGCCTATCGGTTTGGAATCAAACCAGTTCCAGCAGCGGGCAAGAGCCGATTTACACCGTGATCGTGTTGGGCGCACTCATCAGCATTTTGCCGCTGATCATCGCCTTCTTGAGCTTAGGCCGCTACTGGCAAGGCGGGCTGGCCAGCGGAGCGGTGAAGGGATAA
- a CDS encoding beta-galactosidase has protein sequence MTEYLQLATCDYPEHVPADRPAIYAKQQRELGLTYVRLAEFAWSRMEPRQGEFDWVWLDEAIDAYQAGGLKVVLCTPTPTPPAWLICAHPEILPYDEQGRVREFGSRRHYDFASPIYREHSRRITRAIAERYGEHPAVVGWQTDNEWACHNTGRSYGGASAAAFPAWLEAKYGSLEQLNTAWGNVFWSMEYTDWAQIKPPILLVTEPNPSHVLDYYRFCSSLIASFQAEQVAILRERSPGRFVTHNFMIFESGFDHYEVAKGLDFVSWDNYPTGMLEFFAPSGQSDDIKTHFARTGHPDLIGFNHDLYRGMLKGKEGLGRQGAGTPSGPWVMEQQCGQVNWAPFNPLPARGAVQLWTAQAWAHGVDVVSYFRWRAATMAQEVMHSGLLRHDETPDRGYEEVKALKLSDFPLGEVPAKVALLHDYDSLWLYDAQKHSASMSYWTQTVTYYMALRSLGLDVDILHSDADLSGYKVVVAPALTLISAEQARQFSALAASGTKLVFGPRTAFRTPGGETWSEGQFGPMSDLIGAKLLQYDSLRPGLTQSVKYGEGTFAATDWAESYRLSGARALASYVGGPLDTQAAVIRKGHVTVIGAHQQELIGTVLSEILMNVGISVETLPDGVRLSRRAGKTLLQNWNPHPVKWQGRLLAPVSFTVLDA, from the coding sequence ATGACCGAATATCTCCAACTCGCCACCTGTGATTACCCCGAACACGTTCCGGCAGACCGTCCGGCCATTTACGCCAAGCAGCAGCGCGAACTCGGCCTGACTTATGTGCGCCTCGCCGAGTTTGCCTGGAGCCGGATGGAGCCGCGCCAAGGTGAATTCGACTGGGTGTGGCTCGACGAGGCCATTGACGCTTATCAAGCGGGCGGCCTAAAGGTGGTGCTGTGTACCCCGACGCCTACGCCTCCGGCTTGGCTGATTTGCGCCCACCCCGAAATCTTGCCTTATGACGAGCAGGGACGGGTGCGCGAGTTCGGTTCGCGGCGGCATTACGATTTTGCCTCGCCCATCTACCGCGAGCATTCCCGCCGAATCACGCGGGCGATTGCCGAGCGCTACGGTGAGCACCCAGCGGTGGTGGGCTGGCAGACCGACAACGAATGGGCTTGCCACAACACGGGGCGCAGCTACGGCGGCGCGAGCGCGGCGGCTTTCCCGGCGTGGCTGGAGGCCAAATACGGCAGCCTGGAGCAGCTCAACACCGCCTGGGGCAATGTCTTTTGGAGCATGGAGTACACCGACTGGGCGCAGATCAAACCGCCGATTTTGCTCGTCACCGAGCCGAACCCATCGCATGTTCTGGACTACTACCGCTTTTGCTCCTCGCTGATCGCTTCGTTTCAAGCTGAGCAGGTCGCCATTTTGCGTGAGCGGTCGCCGGGCCGCTTTGTCACCCACAATTTCATGATCTTCGAGAGCGGCTTTGATCACTACGAAGTCGCCAAGGGCTTAGATTTCGTCTCGTGGGACAACTACCCCACCGGGATGCTGGAGTTCTTTGCGCCCAGCGGCCAGAGTGACGACATCAAAACCCACTTTGCCCGCACCGGCCACCCCGACTTGATCGGCTTTAACCACGACCTCTACCGGGGCATGCTGAAAGGTAAGGAGGGTCTGGGGCGGCAAGGCGCAGGCACGCCCAGCGGCCCCTGGGTCATGGAGCAGCAGTGTGGGCAGGTCAACTGGGCCCCCTTCAACCCGCTGCCAGCACGCGGCGCGGTGCAACTCTGGACGGCGCAGGCGTGGGCGCACGGCGTGGACGTGGTGAGTTATTTTCGCTGGCGGGCCGCCACGATGGCGCAAGAAGTCATGCACTCGGGCCTGCTGCGCCACGACGAAACGCCGGATCGGGGCTACGAGGAAGTCAAAGCGCTGAAGCTGAGTGATTTTCCGCTTGGCGAAGTCCCAGCCAAAGTCGCTTTGCTCCACGATTACGACAGCTTGTGGCTTTACGACGCCCAAAAGCACAGCGCGTCCATGAGTTACTGGACGCAGACTGTCACCTATTACATGGCGCTGCGGAGTCTGGGACTGGACGTGGACATTCTTCACTCCGACGCCGATTTGAGCGGTTACAAAGTGGTGGTGGCTCCCGCCCTGACCCTCATTTCGGCTGAGCAGGCGCGGCAGTTTTCGGCGCTGGCGGCCAGCGGCACTAAGTTGGTTTTTGGCCCGCGCACCGCCTTCCGAACGCCCGGCGGCGAGACGTGGAGCGAGGGGCAATTTGGCCCCATGAGCGATTTGATCGGCGCAAAGTTGCTGCAATACGACTCGCTGCGCCCTGGCCTTACCCAAAGTGTCAAGTACGGTGAGGGAACATTCGCGGCGACGGACTGGGCTGAGAGCTACCGGCTGAGCGGCGCAAGAGCTCTGGCGAGCTACGTCGGCGGGCCGCTGGATACTCAGGCGGCAGTCATCCGAAAAGGCCACGTCACCGTCATCGGCGCTCACCAGCAAGAACTCATCGGCACGGTCTTGAGCGAAATTTTGATGAATGTCGGCATTTCGGTAGAAACTTTGCCGGACGGGGTGCGCCTCAGTCGCCGGGCCGGCAAGACCTTACTCCAAAATTGGAATCCGCACCCTGTAAAGTGGCAGGGCCGCCTCCTCGCTCCGGTGAGCTTCACGGTGCTGGATGCTTAA
- the galT gene encoding galactose-1-phosphate uridylyltransferase → MTPLSDLASPQTTPFYAQDFTKPDGRSLTLYGLFPIELASPVPSPSDEPVDARPEMRWHPLRGEWVMYAAHRMGRTFLPPPEYNPLAPTSDPAHPTELPRGRYDMAVFDNRFPSLSLLAPQPEAVPGTDPRPGTGKCEVVVFSQDASGTLGGLSADRVELLLRIWADRTARLEATGKIKSVLAFENRGVEVGVTLHHPHGQLYAYDHIPPVQAQMLASAEAHFKDRGQPWLSDFVAAEREAAVRLILDAGEALSVVPPFARYTYETWVLPARAASRLSDLSSAEVTSFARVLKDALLRLDALFGVRMPYLLTLHQSPLGGEYPAFPLHIEIYPYLRSPGKLKYLAGTEQGAGEFANDNFPEGAAADLRAVQL, encoded by the coding sequence ATGACCCCACTCTCCGATCTCGCTTCGCCACAAACCACGCCTTTTTATGCCCAGGACTTCACCAAACCCGATGGCCGCTCCCTGACTTTGTACGGCCTCTTTCCGATTGAACTCGCCTCACCCGTTCCCAGCCCCAGCGACGAACCGGTGGACGCCCGCCCCGAAATGCGCTGGCATCCGCTGCGGGGAGAGTGGGTCATGTACGCCGCGCACCGCATGGGCCGCACGTTCTTGCCGCCGCCGGAATACAACCCGCTTGCCCCCACCTCCGACCCTGCTCATCCCACTGAGTTGCCGCGTGGGCGCTACGACATGGCGGTGTTCGACAACCGCTTTCCCAGCCTGAGCCTCTTGGCCCCGCAACCAGAAGCCGTGCCCGGCACCGACCCCCGGCCCGGCACCGGCAAGTGCGAGGTGGTGGTGTTTAGCCAAGACGCTTCCGGCACACTGGGGGGGCTGAGCGCCGATCGGGTCGAACTGCTGCTGCGAATCTGGGCCGACCGCACCGCCCGCTTGGAGGCCACCGGAAAAATCAAGAGTGTACTGGCCTTTGAAAACAGGGGCGTGGAAGTCGGCGTGACCTTGCACCACCCGCACGGCCAGCTTTACGCTTACGACCACATTCCGCCGGTTCAGGCCCAGATGCTGGCGAGCGCCGAGGCCCACTTCAAAGACAGGGGTCAGCCCTGGCTCAGCGATTTTGTCGCCGCTGAGCGTGAGGCCGCCGTGCGCTTGATCTTGGACGCCGGAGAGGCCCTCAGCGTGGTGCCGCCGTTTGCCCGCTACACCTACGAAACATGGGTGCTTCCGGCGCGGGCGGCCTCGCGCTTGTCTGACCTCAGCAGCGCCGAAGTCACTTCGTTTGCCCGCGTTCTCAAAGACGCTTTGCTGCGCTTAGACGCCCTCTTTGGGGTGCGGATGCCCTACCTGCTTACACTGCATCAGTCTCCCCTCGGCGGCGAGTATCCGGCGTTTCCGCTGCACATCGAGATTTATCCGTACCTGCGTTCACCCGGCAAGCTCAAGTACCTCGCGGGCACTGAGCAGGGCGCGGGCGAGTTTGCCAATGACAACTTCCCCGAGGGGGCGGCTGCCGACTTGCGGGCCGTTCAACTGTGA
- a CDS encoding glycoside hydrolase family 36 protein has product MTTPHHHWTLDVHSSELRVLTNGYQSWSEAELRPLTETQTRASLEWMIDQGQDPAFPPSGEAGVWRSHSLLALIRPGGGGWVGAQLDAAHTFAHWEVRAAGEQVRVTCTLEGPDVAVAWEETSDVIGTVERLSAQLAQSMHARTPAPLRVWCSWYSYYRSVTLDNMLDNARLAKQHGLPFDVFQLDDGFQADLGDWTEPSEQFGGHAKDLPAELRKLGFRAGLWLAPFLVGPNSKLFAAHPDWLLKNQSGTPLLFGHNWGGQYAALDTTHPEVLVWLRELAATCRAWGYDYLKVDFLYAASHPGVRHDPSVSRAEAYRRGIQALREGLGDDGFLLGCGAPLSASIGVMDAMRTGPDVAPYWDDEARRMLLGDGSVPCSRNALHTALSRWYQQAWYQPDPDVMIARRERSLLSTDERGALLGMLDVTGGLRASSDPVEMLDEAGLKLLRQSLEISTPDRPLTLTESHGGAVTHFSRGTFNLQDTPADGIQPHSYRPNPT; this is encoded by the coding sequence ATGACCACACCCCACCACCACTGGACGCTAGACGTTCATTCTTCTGAACTGCGCGTGCTGACCAACGGCTACCAATCGTGGAGCGAGGCCGAGCTGCGCCCACTGACTGAAACCCAGACGCGGGCCAGTTTGGAATGGATGATCGACCAGGGCCAAGACCCTGCCTTCCCACCCAGCGGCGAGGCGGGTGTCTGGCGCAGTCACAGCCTCTTGGCCCTGATTCGGCCCGGTGGCGGCGGCTGGGTCGGCGCTCAGCTCGACGCCGCCCACACCTTTGCCCACTGGGAAGTGCGGGCGGCGGGCGAGCAAGTCCGCGTCACCTGCACGCTGGAAGGCCCGGACGTTGCGGTGGCCTGGGAAGAAACCAGCGACGTGATCGGCACCGTGGAGCGCCTCAGTGCTCAGCTCGCTCAGAGCATGCACGCCCGCACGCCAGCGCCGCTGCGGGTGTGGTGCAGTTGGTACAGCTACTACCGCAGCGTCACGCTGGACAATATGCTCGACAATGCCCGCCTCGCCAAGCAACACGGCCTGCCCTTTGACGTCTTCCAGCTCGACGACGGCTTTCAAGCTGATTTGGGCGACTGGACAGAGCCGAGTGAACAGTTTGGCGGCCACGCCAAAGACCTGCCCGCCGAACTCCGGAAACTCGGCTTCCGTGCCGGGCTATGGCTGGCTCCCTTTTTGGTGGGGCCGAACTCCAAACTGTTCGCCGCACATCCGGATTGGCTGCTCAAAAACCAAAGCGGCACCCCGCTGCTGTTCGGCCACAACTGGGGCGGTCAGTACGCGGCGCTCGACACCACCCACCCGGAAGTCTTGGTGTGGCTGCGCGAGCTGGCGGCGACTTGCCGGGCCTGGGGCTACGACTACCTCAAGGTGGACTTTTTATACGCGGCCTCTCATCCGGGTGTCCGGCACGACCCCTCGGTGAGCCGTGCCGAAGCATACCGGCGGGGCATTCAGGCGCTGCGTGAGGGCTTGGGAGACGACGGCTTTTTGCTGGGCTGCGGCGCTCCCCTGTCGGCCAGCATCGGCGTGATGGACGCCATGCGAACCGGGCCGGACGTGGCTCCCTACTGGGACGACGAAGCGCGGAGAATGCTGCTGGGTGACGGCAGCGTGCCGTGCAGCCGCAATGCGCTGCACACCGCTCTCTCGCGCTGGTATCAGCAGGCTTGGTATCAACCCGACCCCGACGTGATGATTGCCCGGAGAGAACGCAGCCTACTCAGCACCGACGAGCGCGGCGCACTGCTGGGAATGCTGGACGTGACCGGCGGCCTGCGGGCCAGCAGCGATCCGGTGGAAATGCTGGACGAGGCAGGCTTGAAGTTGCTGCGCCAGAGTTTAGAAATCAGCACCCCAGACCGCCCGCTGACGCTGACCGAAAGTCACGGCGGCGCGGTCACGCACTTTTCACGCGGCACCTTCAATTTGCAAGACACCCCAGCAGACGGGATTCAGCCGCACAGCTACCGGCCAAACCCCACTTAA
- a CDS encoding DNA repair protein: MTQAPKPKKEAVQKDASSTAANSALSSSAAQALQGLLRTALPDLSVANLSAEQLSAALSAAHEVWGYGLRHVKHEIRLEDGGAVGLYADRARLGSASDSAEMLADAYSSMQALDEQGRSAWAVLPEGHRVTLEAGTRQIKVLVEDARDFETHWAELPSGLAQRTGRSGEDLWVEVFRAAPGRELVQDAAWEVVERIKDRALRRELQRRAEEKGILGALLGARGEGIEAAMKRSPSLHFTVNAAVTHTTERSFEAWRSIQKEAAAALEANQQAQVERLVALLGSPARGR, translated from the coding sequence ATGACGCAAGCCCCCAAACCCAAAAAAGAAGCGGTGCAAAAAGACGCAAGTTCCACCGCCGCCAATTCTGCTCTCAGCAGCTCGGCTGCTCAGGCGCTGCAAGGCCTGCTCAGAACCGCTTTGCCTGACCTCAGCGTGGCCAACCTGAGCGCCGAGCAACTCAGCGCCGCCCTGAGCGCCGCCCACGAGGTCTGGGGCTACGGCCTACGCCACGTCAAGCACGAAATCCGGCTGGAAGACGGCGGCGCTGTGGGCCTCTACGCCGACCGCGCCCGCCTGGGCAGCGCCAGCGACTCAGCGGAAATGCTCGCCGACGCTTACAGCAGCATGCAGGCCCTCGATGAGCAGGGCCGCAGCGCCTGGGCCGTGCTTCCCGAAGGCCACCGGGTCACGCTGGAAGCCGGAACCCGCCAGATCAAGGTGCTGGTCGAAGACGCCCGCGACTTTGAAACCCACTGGGCCGAGTTGCCAAGCGGCTTGGCCCAGCGCACCGGACGCAGCGGTGAGGACTTGTGGGTGGAGGTTTTCCGGGCCGCGCCGGGCCGCGAACTGGTGCAAGACGCCGCTTGGGAAGTGGTGGAACGCATCAAAGACCGCGCCCTGAGGCGTGAGTTGCAGCGCCGCGCCGAAGAAAAAGGCATTCTGGGAGCGCTGCTCGGCGCACGCGGCGAGGGGATCGAAGCGGCCATGAAGCGCTCACCGAGCCTGCACTTCACCGTCAACGCCGCCGTGACCCACACCACCGAGCGCAGCTTTGAAGCGTGGCGCAGCATTCAAAAAGAAGCGGCGGCAGCCCTTGAAGCAAACCAGCAAGCCCAGGTCGAGCGCTTGGTGGCCTTGCTGGGCAGTCCGGCACGGGGGCGCTGA
- a CDS encoding DeoR/GlpR family DNA-binding transcription regulator, with the protein MSQRQTQILQLLTRQEQVSVSELSSLLSISEVTVRSDLEQLGRAGLLRRIRGGAARPLSTEQPLEETSKQHAAAKRRIGRAAAGLVQNGETIFLDVGSTTTEVARHLPPTLSGVTVVTNGLNIALELQRLPNLQVIVTGGTLRRLQHSLVSPYGLEVLSKIRADRLFLGCNGVHLQHGVTSVNHEEAEIKAQMVRCSREVVVVADSSKLGFVSRAHIAPLTSVHTLIINQSSGQSLNGYAAQVQQMLCV; encoded by the coding sequence GTGAGCCAGCGGCAAACCCAGATTTTGCAATTGCTTACGCGCCAGGAGCAGGTTTCTGTCTCTGAGCTGTCTTCTTTGCTCAGCATTTCGGAAGTTACGGTTCGCAGCGACCTCGAGCAGTTGGGGCGGGCAGGTTTACTGCGCCGTATTCGTGGCGGTGCGGCGCGGCCCCTGTCCACCGAGCAACCGTTGGAGGAAACCAGCAAGCAACACGCGGCGGCCAAACGCCGAATCGGGCGGGCAGCAGCGGGTCTGGTGCAAAACGGCGAGACTATCTTTTTGGACGTCGGCAGCACCACCACCGAAGTCGCTCGCCACCTCCCACCCACACTCAGCGGCGTGACCGTCGTGACCAACGGGCTGAATATTGCCTTGGAGCTTCAGCGGCTGCCCAATTTGCAAGTGATTGTCACGGGCGGCACCTTGCGGCGGTTGCAACACAGCTTGGTCAGTCCCTACGGTTTAGAAGTGCTTTCGAAGATTCGGGCAGACCGTTTGTTTCTGGGCTGCAACGGTGTGCACCTCCAGCACGGCGTGACCAGTGTCAACCACGAGGAAGCCGAAATTAAAGCCCAGATGGTGCGGTGTAGCCGCGAGGTGGTGGTGGTGGCCGATTCAAGCAAACTCGGTTTCGTCAGCCGCGCTCATATTGCTCCGCTCACCAGCGTTCACACGCTCATTATCAACCAATCTTCGGGCCAAAGCCTCAACGGGTACGCGGCTCAGGTTCAACAGATGCTGTGCGTTTAA
- a CDS encoding carbohydrate ABC transporter permease: MRNRATPWFFLAPFLIAFTAFFLAPVGYAFYLSLFIKKRSGFGPAKDVFGGLANYARAFTDSDFLHSLLNILLFLVIQVPLMLVVATALALILDGVKNGFAQRFFRTAFYLPYTVPSVIAGLLWGYLYSKNLSPLNYITGAKTDFLASGILLWSIGNIVTWTWTGYNMITLYAALQNVPTDLYEAARIDGASGWDVTRYIKIPLLRPALTLTAIFSVIGTMQIFSEPFVLRPLGYVPDNITPNTYLYLAVARDGNFGYGATLAIVLALFTFILSGFFLKNVRGES, encoded by the coding sequence TTGCGAAACCGTGCGACCCCTTGGTTTTTTCTGGCTCCCTTTTTAATCGCCTTCACCGCCTTTTTTCTGGCTCCAGTCGGTTACGCTTTTTATCTGAGTTTGTTTATCAAAAAACGCAGCGGCTTCGGCCCAGCCAAAGACGTTTTCGGAGGCTTAGCAAATTACGCCCGCGCTTTTACCGATTCGGATTTTTTGCATTCACTTCTGAATATTTTGTTGTTCCTCGTTATTCAAGTCCCGCTGATGCTGGTGGTCGCCACCGCTTTGGCACTTATTTTAGACGGCGTGAAAAATGGTTTCGCCCAACGCTTTTTTCGCACGGCTTTTTATCTTCCCTATACTGTGCCGAGCGTTATTGCGGGGTTGCTGTGGGGTTACTTGTATTCCAAGAATCTTTCGCCGCTCAATTATATTACTGGTGCTAAAACTGACTTCTTGGCCAGCGGCATTTTGTTGTGGAGCATCGGCAATATCGTGACGTGGACGTGGACGGGCTACAACATGATCACCCTCTACGCCGCCTTGCAAAATGTGCCGACTGATTTGTATGAAGCGGCCCGCATTGACGGCGCGAGCGGTTGGGACGTGACCCGTTATATCAAGATTCCGCTGCTGCGTCCGGCTCTGACGCTTACTGCTATTTTCTCAGTGATCGGCACCATGCAAATCTTCTCCGAGCCGTTTGTTTTGCGGCCTCTCGGCTACGTCCCCGACAACATCACGCCCAACACCTATTTGTACTTGGCGGTGGCCCGTGACGGTAACTTTGGATACGGCGCAACGCTGGCTATCGTCCTGGCGCTGTTTACCTTTATTCTCAGCGGCTTTTTCCTAAAGAATGTCAGAGGAGAATCATGA